In the Microplitis mediator isolate UGA2020A chromosome 5, iyMicMedi2.1, whole genome shotgun sequence genome, AACTTAATATATGTCCTGGATGTTAGtctatatacgtatatatatttgtgctAGCTCTCAGGGAAGAAGATTCCCTCTTCATAAAACATTTATCTCTTCTCAACGGGTTCCAAAACGTGCTACCAGACAATAGGGTGTTCTCAGCGAGTACTTTTCTCAGCGGTTGACCTAGTATTTCGCATTAAACGTGCTCTATCTACTTAAACGAACAAACTTTTGATAACTTAGaccactaaaaatttttatttatcgcacatacatacaaaatttaattttatcttaaaaaaaaaaatttatagctgtgagtttaagaaatttatgaaatttatttagtaattgAATTAATGCTGGCAGTTTCATTTCCGACTGCGTCTTTCGatacgtttatttttatttttctttctctctaATCGTTTCCTCTTTCTTTTACGTCTTTGTTCAGCCAACCAACGACCCCTGCCACAGTgggagcatttttttttaccggaTTTTCTTTTAGCCACTTTGCCGGTCCGAGTCGGACAGTACCCACATTTACCAACGCAATCTGGGCAGTTACAGCCTGGGGGACGACTGCCGAGACCCACTGATGGAGATCCAATGTCATTCAACTTGTACTTCCCCTTATGATCTCGTTCAAGAATCCCAAACTCCTCGTAAGCTTTGAGAATTTccgataactttatttttgaaatataaaagttaaatatcaagtaatttatttaactgtaAGTAAATAAAGTTAATATCAAATACCGGTCGCTTAATTAATTCTTCGTCAATACTGAGCCGGGATGAAATGTACTTCAATATTCTTTTGCCGACACAACTTGACtgttgatttaaattattaatcgcTTGGATTACACTATTAAACGTCTTTACTTTGTCTTTTTCCATTgtttgagtataaaaaaaaatacatgactcgtaataataattattattattaaaataacgatttcaaaaaaaaggagatttaaatatgaattcaATTGGCGGCAAAGTTGTGAGGATGGTTTGAATAAAAGAGGACgaattaaatatacaaaacTGAACCATTATTGTAACgcttaatttttcattacaattttaatccgatccatcaattaaaattttttatataccgACATATGACGTATTGTAATGTTGTGACAGAAAACAAAACAGCGTCAACTGCAGCCACCTGACAACCAATCAAATGTACATGTGTAGTAAATTTGAATCGAACACAGCAAATTCTAGTGTCAATCCCGTGAGATGCGTAATTGGGAATGAGCATCAAGGCAACGAGATGTCAATCAACGGACCGTGATAACGAGAATCCGAATGAGATGTGTTTGCTCGAGGGCATTCAACAGCAGTTCTCATCTGATCATTGAGTACACAGAAGTTAAGTCCTCATCCAAG is a window encoding:
- the LOC130667670 gene encoding uncharacterized protein LOC130667670 codes for the protein MEKDKVKTFNSVIQAINNLNQQSSCVGKRILKYISSRLSIDEELIKRPLSEILKAYEEFGILERDHKGKYKLNDIGSPSVGLGSRPPGCNCPDCVGKCGYCPTRTGKVAKRKSGKKKCSHCGRGRWLAEQRRKRKRKRLERKKNKNKRIERRSRK